One window of the Pelmatolapia mariae isolate MD_Pm_ZW linkage group LG15, Pm_UMD_F_2, whole genome shotgun sequence genome contains the following:
- the emc7b gene encoding endoplasmic reticulum membrane protein complex subunit 7, with protein MWHRERIPLLLAFVQSVLVVGWCFTEMEAGPGAAMSTQTNGDRFKIEGRAIVPGVKTQDWVSTARVLVDGEEHVGFLRTDGSFAVNDVPSGSYVVEVVTPTYRFEPVRVDITSKGKMRARLVNYIKTSEVIRQPYPLQIRSSGPHSYFMKRETWGWTDFLMNPMVMMMVLPLLIIVLLPKVVNTNDPEMRKEMEQSMNMLNPNPELPDVSELMTKLFSGSKGSSKAGSSSKGTRPAAKRR; from the exons ATGTGGCACAGAGAAAGAATACCGCTGCTACTGGCTTTCGTCCAGTCTGTACTCGTCGTAGGGTGGTGTTTTACTGAAATGGAAGCGGGGCCTGGCGCAGCTATGTCGACGCAGACTAACGGAGATCGGTTCAAAATCGAAGGAAGAGCGATAGTCCCCGGAGTGAAAACACAAGACTGGGTCTCCACGGCTAGAGTGCTAGTAGATGGTGAAGAACATGTGGGATTTTTGAG AACCGATGGGAGTTTTGCTGTGAACGATGTCCCCTCTGGGTCTTATGTTGTTGAAGTTGTTACTCCCACCTATAGATTTGAACCTGTCCGTGTTGATATCACATCCAAGGGTAAAATGAG AGCGCGACTTGTGAATTACATCAAAACTTCAGAGGTAATTCGCCAGCCGTACCCTCTTCAGATCAGGAGTAGTGGACCTCACAGCTACTTTATGAAGCGAGAAACCTGGGGCTGGACAGACTTCCTTATGAACCCAATG GTTATGATGATGGTTCTGCCCCTGCTTATCATTGTTTTGCTACCCAAAGTGGTCAACACCAATGACCCAGAGATGAGAAAG GAAATGGAGCAGTCCATGAACATGCTGAACCCCAACCCTGAGCTTCCTGATGTCTCTGAGCTCATGACCAAGCTCTTCTCTGGCTCCAAAGGCTCCAGCAaggcaggcagcagcagcaaaggCACCAGGCCAGCTGCCAAGAGGAGGTAG